One window of the Tachypleus tridentatus isolate NWPU-2018 chromosome 10, ASM421037v1, whole genome shotgun sequence genome contains the following:
- the LOC143229732 gene encoding uncharacterized protein LOC143229732 isoform X1, whose translation MPTSCVFQFYNTVLSPVLLNSRAVLMTSTDHVSPCLPLASSECGFPREYLIPNQPTNSLQCAIDSDQPLDFSTKKGRSHNKLSSILEAQDQSFNDTQVQARTAVQLQTKSLGPSTAKPERNHMMIQSSYSQSNDERKLMEQFPSKTDQSASLTNLLESEISPSDINMTTPLGLSNSTVQYKKTNTFSRQSRIYPNNLTSVSSTQGHYNYPFHSPLTTDHKLFLSDDPEQAYLQFREQALKIHNMQDCHRSSFRPQNRGQVNNFEAKSCWQSECSATAPNSEAINTNTDSSEVIRTETVTYSMFASSITTGTTATATGTNSTPDISLDRMNNSKSKATNYTGSSDSGPSTTTEPLNQSSFRKRSRSLTEEQKDDTYWERRRKNNEAAKRSRNARRAKEYEIAIRAAYLEQENLKLRIEVASLKNETVKLRCLLYNS comes from the coding sequence atgcCTACTTCTTGTGTTTTCCAGTTTTATAATACCGTTCTGTCGCCCGTTTTACTTAACTCTCGTGCAGTACTCATGACAAGCACAGACCACGTCTCACCTTGCCTACCGTTGGCGTCTTCGGAATGTGGATTCCCCAGAGAATACTTGATTCCTAACCAACCAACAAACAGTCTTCAGTGTGCTATTGACTCTGATCAGCCGTTGGACTTTTCCACAAAGAAAGGTAGAAGTCACAATAAGTTATCATCTATACTTGAGGCTCAAGACCAAAGTTTCAACGACACCCAGGTTCAAGCCAGAACAGCTGTACAACTACAAACCAAGTCACTTGGTCCTTCAACTGCCAAACCAGAGCGTAATCACATGATGATCCAGTCTTCATATTCCCAATCTAACGACGAACGGAAGCTAATGGAACAGTTCCCATCGAAGACAGATCAGTCTGCTTCTCTGACGAATCTGTTAGAGTCTGAAATATCACCATCAGACATAAATATGACCACCCCTTTAGGCTTATCCAACTCTACTGTGCAGTATAAAAAAACCAATACATTCTCCAGACAATCCAGGATTTATCCCAACAATCTTACGAGTGTTTCGTCTACTCAGGGACATTACAATTATCCTTTCCACTCCCCACTAACTACTGACCATAAACTATTTCTTTCAGACGACCCTGAACAAGCCTATCTTCAATTCAGAGAGCAGGCGTTAAAGATACATAATATGCAGGATTGTCATAGGTCAAGTTTTCGACCACAGAACAGAGGACAGGTTAACAATTTTGAAGCAAAATCTTGTTGGCAAAGTGAGTGTTCTGCTACAGCTCCAAACTCCGAGGCTATAAACACCAATACCGATTCTTCAGAAGTTATTAGAACTGAAACAGTTACTTATTCGATGTTCGCATCCTCGATTACTACAGGAACTACTGCTACAGCTACTGGTACCAACTCAACACCTGACATTAGTTTAGATAGAATGAACAACAGTAAAAGTAAAGCGACCAATTATACAGGTTCAAGTGATTCTGGCCCATCAACAACGACAGAACCTCTCAACCAGTCCAGCTTTCGAAAAAGAAGCCGGTCTTTAACAGAAGAACAGAAGGACGATACGTACTGGGAAAGAAGACGCAAAAACAACGAAGCTGCGAAGAGGTCACGAAATGCTAGAAGAGCAAAAGAATATGAAATTGCCATCAGAGCTGCTTACCTAGAACAGGAGAATTTGAAACTTAGAATAGAAGTTGCCTCTTTAAAAAATGAGACGGTAAAACTAAGATGTTTGCTGTATAATAGTTGA
- the LOC143229732 gene encoding uncharacterized protein LOC143229732 isoform X2, whose product MTSTDHVSPCLPLASSECGFPREYLIPNQPTNSLQCAIDSDQPLDFSTKKGRSHNKLSSILEAQDQSFNDTQVQARTAVQLQTKSLGPSTAKPERNHMMIQSSYSQSNDERKLMEQFPSKTDQSASLTNLLESEISPSDINMTTPLGLSNSTVQYKKTNTFSRQSRIYPNNLTSVSSTQGHYNYPFHSPLTTDHKLFLSDDPEQAYLQFREQALKIHNMQDCHRSSFRPQNRGQVNNFEAKSCWQSECSATAPNSEAINTNTDSSEVIRTETVTYSMFASSITTGTTATATGTNSTPDISLDRMNNSKSKATNYTGSSDSGPSTTTEPLNQSSFRKRSRSLTEEQKDDTYWERRRKNNEAAKRSRNARRAKEYEIAIRAAYLEQENLKLRIEVASLKNETVKLRCLLYNS is encoded by the coding sequence ATGACAAGCACAGACCACGTCTCACCTTGCCTACCGTTGGCGTCTTCGGAATGTGGATTCCCCAGAGAATACTTGATTCCTAACCAACCAACAAACAGTCTTCAGTGTGCTATTGACTCTGATCAGCCGTTGGACTTTTCCACAAAGAAAGGTAGAAGTCACAATAAGTTATCATCTATACTTGAGGCTCAAGACCAAAGTTTCAACGACACCCAGGTTCAAGCCAGAACAGCTGTACAACTACAAACCAAGTCACTTGGTCCTTCAACTGCCAAACCAGAGCGTAATCACATGATGATCCAGTCTTCATATTCCCAATCTAACGACGAACGGAAGCTAATGGAACAGTTCCCATCGAAGACAGATCAGTCTGCTTCTCTGACGAATCTGTTAGAGTCTGAAATATCACCATCAGACATAAATATGACCACCCCTTTAGGCTTATCCAACTCTACTGTGCAGTATAAAAAAACCAATACATTCTCCAGACAATCCAGGATTTATCCCAACAATCTTACGAGTGTTTCGTCTACTCAGGGACATTACAATTATCCTTTCCACTCCCCACTAACTACTGACCATAAACTATTTCTTTCAGACGACCCTGAACAAGCCTATCTTCAATTCAGAGAGCAGGCGTTAAAGATACATAATATGCAGGATTGTCATAGGTCAAGTTTTCGACCACAGAACAGAGGACAGGTTAACAATTTTGAAGCAAAATCTTGTTGGCAAAGTGAGTGTTCTGCTACAGCTCCAAACTCCGAGGCTATAAACACCAATACCGATTCTTCAGAAGTTATTAGAACTGAAACAGTTACTTATTCGATGTTCGCATCCTCGATTACTACAGGAACTACTGCTACAGCTACTGGTACCAACTCAACACCTGACATTAGTTTAGATAGAATGAACAACAGTAAAAGTAAAGCGACCAATTATACAGGTTCAAGTGATTCTGGCCCATCAACAACGACAGAACCTCTCAACCAGTCCAGCTTTCGAAAAAGAAGCCGGTCTTTAACAGAAGAACAGAAGGACGATACGTACTGGGAAAGAAGACGCAAAAACAACGAAGCTGCGAAGAGGTCACGAAATGCTAGAAGAGCAAAAGAATATGAAATTGCCATCAGAGCTGCTTACCTAGAACAGGAGAATTTGAAACTTAGAATAGAAGTTGCCTCTTTAAAAAATGAGACGGTAAAACTAAGATGTTTGCTGTATAATAGTTGA